One Pseudomonadota bacterium DNA window includes the following coding sequences:
- a CDS encoding radical SAM protein has protein sequence MGIGENKDVSGLLSEARELSWEKWGKKIDFYLPGMITLNKEKGKYPAISITGESCELNCDHCGGKLLKSMIPATTPEKLVERCIKINESGNSGCLISGGCLKNGRIPWEPFIDAISEVKRLTDLNISIHSGLIDLETAKRFKDAGVDQALIDVIGDDETFKNVCHTNAGIESIKNSLKALKQVGIPIAPHIVAGLNYGEIKGEWDALKMIAEFEPPILVIVVLMPLAGTPIQNVLPPDPSEVGRLIAMARIKMPNTLISLGCARPRGKVSEELEVLAIDSGANRIAIWSDAAIKRAKEYGLEIEFHKTCCSITGGACV, from the coding sequence ATGGGTATTGGAGAAAATAAAGATGTATCCGGGCTGCTGTCAGAAGCCAGAGAACTTTCCTGGGAAAAATGGGGAAAAAAAATAGATTTCTATCTTCCGGGGATGATAACCTTAAATAAAGAAAAAGGGAAATATCCTGCTATTTCAATTACCGGAGAAAGCTGCGAATTAAACTGCGACCATTGTGGCGGTAAACTTTTAAAATCCATGATTCCTGCTACCACCCCGGAGAAATTGGTTGAAAGATGCATAAAGATAAATGAGTCTGGCAATTCAGGTTGTCTGATCAGCGGCGGTTGTCTCAAAAATGGGAGAATACCGTGGGAGCCTTTTATTGATGCCATTTCTGAAGTTAAAAGACTTACTGACTTAAACATATCTATCCATTCCGGTCTGATAGATCTTGAAACGGCCAAAAGATTCAAGGATGCAGGAGTAGATCAAGCATTAATTGATGTAATCGGAGACGATGAAACCTTTAAGAACGTTTGCCACACAAATGCAGGTATTGAATCAATAAAAAATTCATTAAAGGCTTTAAAACAGGTAGGGATTCCTATCGCCCCTCATATTGTTGCAGGTTTAAACTATGGAGAGATTAAAGGGGAATGGGATGCATTAAAGATGATAGCCGAATTTGAACCCCCGATTTTGGTTATTGTAGTATTAATGCCTTTGGCTGGAACCCCGATACAAAATGTATTACCGCCTGATCCATCTGAGGTGGGAAGGCTCATAGCTATGGCAAGAATAAAGATGCCAAATACCCTGATTTCACTAGGTTGCGCCCGCCCGCGAGGAAAGGTAAGCGAAGAATTGGAAGTTCTGGCTATAGATTCAGGAGCAAACCGGATCGCTATCTGGTCTGATGCAGCGATAAAAAGAGCAAAGGAATACGGCTTAGAAATCGAATTTCATAAGACTTGTTGTAGTATTACAGGAGGGGCTTGTGTCTGA
- a CDS encoding (Fe-S)-binding protein codes for MSECTGCMDCEKVCPLTPFGFGIGNIIRKHLAGKEEDLIDTKEIWHCTMCFACDDACPTDFRPRDLMISLRRRSENYPKAYKRLIAGIIISGNAFSMKEKENNDYLQLFEICMPKDFQ; via the coding sequence GTGTCTGAGTGTACTGGTTGTATGGATTGCGAAAAAGTGTGTCCCCTCACTCCTTTCGGTTTTGGAATCGGCAATATAATCAGAAAGCATCTTGCCGGAAAAGAAGAAGATCTTATTGATACTAAAGAGATATGGCATTGTACCATGTGCTTTGCCTGCGATGATGCCTGCCCAACAGACTTTAGGCCCAGAGACCTTATGATTAGTCTTCGGAGAAGATCCGAAAATTACCCGAAAGCTTATAAAAGATTGATAGCCGGGATAATAATTTCCGGTAATGCTTTTTCCATGAAAGAAAAAGAAAACAATGATTATTTGCAATTGTTTGAGATATGTATGCCCAAGGACTTTCAATGA
- a CDS encoding CoB--CoM heterodisulfide reductase iron-sulfur subunit B family protein, with translation MKYAFFRGCIIPYRLSYYEISARRVLTKLGIELVDLDFGCCGSQMLESRNEDLWLAVAARNLAIAESKNLDILTLCGSCTNTLSRAKQLMESDMDKAHHVKQILRKIGLEFNNKTRVIHILKLLAEEIGIGKVKNHIKIILDFKVAMQHPCQIYRPAEIMNFTKDAVKDFASGFISEIFDLNACCGETLIATNQDACINILKQNLQTCFAKDISMILTACGNCQMTYDVNQMGLKVKDKNTKTLPSLPITQALGIAMGYGYDELGLRQNIIKVDKKIFG, from the coding sequence ATGAAATACGCTTTTTTCAGAGGTTGTATTATACCTTACAGGCTTTCATATTATGAAATTTCCGCCAGAAGAGTATTGACAAAATTAGGCATAGAACTGGTTGATCTTGATTTTGGTTGCTGCGGTTCACAAATGCTTGAATCAAGAAATGAGGATTTATGGCTTGCGGTAGCCGCAAGAAACCTTGCCATAGCGGAAAGTAAAAATTTGGATATATTGACTCTTTGCGGAAGCTGCACCAATACCTTATCCAGAGCAAAGCAGCTAATGGAAAGTGATATGGACAAAGCTCACCATGTGAAGCAGATTCTAAGAAAAATAGGGCTTGAATTCAATAACAAGACAAGGGTCATACATATTTTAAAACTTCTGGCTGAAGAAATTGGAATTGGGAAAGTAAAAAATCATATTAAAATAATCCTGGATTTTAAGGTTGCCATGCAGCATCCTTGTCAGATCTACCGGCCAGCCGAAATAATGAATTTTACAAAAGATGCCGTTAAAGATTTTGCCTCTGGCTTTATATCTGAAATCTTTGATTTGAATGCCTGCTGCGGGGAAACTTTGATCGCTACAAACCAGGATGCATGCATTAATATCTTGAAACAAAATCTGCAAACCTGTTTTGCCAAAGATATAAGTATGATTTTAACAGCCTGCGGAAATTGCCAGATGACCTATGATGTAAATCAGATGGGATTAAAAGTAAAAGATAAAAATACAAAGACTCTGCCTTCCTTACCCATAACTCAGGCATTAGGAATTGCCATGGGATATGGATATGATGAATTGGGGTTGAGGCAGAATATAATCAAGGTAGATAAAAAGATTTTCGGATAA
- a CDS encoding radical SAM protein — protein MNIEGRNMEQQSPEYLKMSMAAALTLGFKNGRFYRNARLYCINLLQIYSNGCTANCAYCGLSRDRLINSKENSFIRVDWPIYALEDIIEKMNASKNLFKRICISMITRKKSPQDAVYIIEKIRAKLDTPISVLICPTITTEADLLKYKESGADKIGVAIDAATPELFDKYRGKGVRGPHRWEQYWDTYQKVIKIYGGENSGVHLIVGLGETEKEMVETIQRSSDMGGGTHLFSFYPEPGSQMEQQQPPPVGQYRRIQLARYLIDENITGINNFDFDNLGQIKDFGLPEFELNQIINSGLPFMTSGCKGKDGMVACNRPYGNFPPPKIRNYPFHLKTDDIELVNKQLWS, from the coding sequence ATGAATATCGAAGGAAGAAATATGGAACAACAAAGCCCTGAATACTTGAAGATGAGTATGGCTGCTGCATTAACTCTTGGTTTTAAAAATGGGCGTTTCTATAGAAATGCCAGGTTATATTGTATCAATTTGCTGCAAATTTATTCCAATGGATGTACTGCTAATTGTGCATATTGCGGTCTTTCAAGAGACAGGTTAATTAATTCTAAAGAAAATAGTTTCATCAGGGTAGACTGGCCCATCTACGCTCTGGAAGATATCATAGAAAAGATGAACGCAAGTAAAAATTTGTTCAAAAGAATCTGCATCTCCATGATCACCAGAAAGAAGTCACCTCAAGATGCAGTTTACATTATAGAAAAAATAAGGGCCAAACTGGATACTCCCATCTCGGTTCTTATATGTCCTACAATTACCACGGAAGCTGATTTGCTTAAATATAAGGAAAGCGGTGCTGATAAGATAGGCGTAGCCATAGATGCAGCTACACCGGAGTTGTTCGATAAATACAGGGGCAAAGGAGTAAGAGGCCCTCATCGATGGGAACAGTACTGGGATACTTATCAGAAAGTAATTAAAATATATGGCGGCGAAAACTCCGGAGTTCATCTCATTGTTGGATTGGGTGAGACAGAAAAAGAAATGGTCGAAACTATCCAAAGGTCATCCGATATGGGTGGAGGCACTCATCTCTTCTCGTTTTATCCTGAGCCTGGCTCACAAATGGAACAGCAACAACCACCTCCTGTCGGACAATATCGAAGAATTCAACTGGCCAGGTATCTGATTGATGAAAATATTACCGGCATCAATAATTTCGATTTCGATAACTTGGGACAGATAAAAGATTTTGGATTACCGGAATTTGAATTGAATCAAATTATTAATTCCGGGCTACCCTTTATGACCAGTGGTTGTAAAGGAAAAGACGGAATGGTCGCATGTAACAGGCCCTATGGTAATTTTCCTCCTCCGAAGATAAGAAATTATCCCTTCCATTTGAAGACAGATGATATTGAGCTTGTAAATAAACAGTTGTGGTCATAA
- the glnE gene encoding bifunctional [glutamate--ammonia ligase]-adenylyl-L-tyrosine phosphorylase/[glutamate--ammonia-ligase] adenylyltransferase, whose product MHPINIPEELLPDLNSRLDSFHSTFYQTGIDIKNDPETYFELKLIFALSDFVAKACTRTPYILVDLLGTGDLNRSYNGEEYAKNLLNLLSDTKSDPDIGSILKIYRCREMLRIAWRDLSGAADFSETVNDLSIFADSCIDAALSRLYEGMKSEFGTPLNLKGQPQRLVVIAMGKLGGYELNFSSDVDLVFAYPERGETKGGEKIISNEEFFVRLCRRLITIIGATGSEGMVFRVDLRLRPYGENGPIVMDFDSMEDYYQEQGRDWERYALIKARIVAGDKTAGKILLERLKPFVYRRYLDFGAIDSLRDMKKKIDLQVRQKEMKDNIKLGPGGIREIEFFAQIFQLIRGGVIPVLQERKVIKVLKILSEKNYIPEDTLNELEHAYYFLRIAENHLQEFSDNQTHDLPQDSVSEIRMAVSMGFSDKKAFHAELDRHRKNVHRHFGSLLDTGENGAVNNEDNIENQLFDVWQFPDRKENNISILTSAGYKRPDEVINLLMHFQNDNSTRTLSGSGRQKLDKLLPLILKETGMSDEPFVALNRIVDLLKAIEKRTCYLSLLLESPIAMKHLVKLAKSSSWIVSFLARHPVLLDELLDPRTLYVLPQKEELKLEIKKRLEMVSSEDLEYQIEQLCIFKQVNTLRVAAADVTGGLPLMKVSDHLSYIAEVIIDRVLKLSWNHLAQKHGAPDCILNRNKPEKGFTVIAYGKLGGLELAYSSDLDLVFLHSGIDGLTSGGPKPIENSQFFARLGQRMVHILTSYTRAGMLYEADMRLRPSGGAGLLVSNIEGFREYMLNESWTWEHQAIVRARHVGGDNSLAERFQQIRQEVLSRPRDKEKLRKEVTEMRERMRKEHLKVEEGMFDLKQDTGGIVDIEFLVQYLVLLKSSEFIELTKWTDNVRILQTLAETKIIDENTAHFLKEAYLTYRLTSHRLGLQEKAAKVEESLFTDIREQVKTIWDSLINK is encoded by the coding sequence ATGCACCCAATCAATATACCGGAAGAACTACTGCCGGATTTAAACAGCAGGCTGGATTCCTTTCACAGCACATTTTATCAAACAGGGATTGATATCAAGAATGATCCGGAAACATATTTTGAACTCAAGCTGATTTTTGCTTTAAGTGATTTTGTAGCAAAAGCCTGTACAAGAACCCCATATATACTAGTGGACCTTTTAGGTACCGGGGATCTTAATAGATCCTATAATGGGGAAGAATATGCAAAAAATTTACTAAACCTTTTATCGGATACAAAAAGTGACCCCGATATAGGAAGTATTTTAAAAATATATCGTTGTCGTGAAATGCTGCGGATTGCCTGGCGTGATCTATCGGGGGCAGCCGACTTTTCTGAAACAGTTAATGACCTATCGATTTTTGCAGATTCATGTATTGATGCCGCACTATCCCGTCTTTATGAAGGCATGAAGTCAGAATTCGGAACACCCTTAAATTTGAAAGGCCAGCCACAAAGACTTGTTGTTATCGCTATGGGCAAACTCGGAGGCTATGAACTTAATTTTTCATCAGATGTTGATCTTGTATTTGCTTATCCGGAAAGAGGAGAAACAAAAGGCGGGGAAAAAATAATAAGCAATGAAGAATTCTTTGTCCGGCTTTGTCGCCGTCTTATAACTATTATCGGAGCAACTGGCTCTGAAGGTATGGTTTTCCGGGTAGATTTACGTCTTCGCCCTTATGGAGAAAATGGGCCGATTGTTATGGACTTTGACAGCATGGAAGATTATTATCAGGAACAGGGCCGTGACTGGGAGCGATATGCGCTGATAAAAGCAAGGATAGTTGCAGGCGACAAAACTGCCGGAAAAATACTTTTAGAAAGGCTCAAACCCTTTGTTTACAGGAGATACCTTGATTTTGGAGCTATTGATTCCTTAAGAGATATGAAGAAAAAGATAGATCTCCAGGTCAGGCAAAAAGAAATGAAAGATAATATCAAGCTGGGACCGGGGGGGATAAGAGAAATAGAATTTTTTGCCCAGATCTTTCAGCTTATACGCGGAGGAGTGATTCCTGTTCTTCAGGAACGGAAAGTAATAAAAGTATTAAAAATTCTTTCCGAAAAAAATTATATTCCTGAAGATACCTTAAATGAACTTGAACATGCTTATTATTTTCTGCGTATTGCAGAAAATCATTTACAGGAATTTTCCGATAACCAGACTCATGACTTGCCGCAAGATTCTGTATCGGAAATTCGCATGGCCGTTTCTATGGGTTTTTCAGACAAAAAGGCATTTCATGCAGAGCTTGACCGGCACAGGAAAAATGTGCACCGCCATTTTGGCAGTCTTCTTGATACAGGAGAAAACGGTGCAGTTAATAATGAAGATAATATTGAAAATCAATTATTTGATGTCTGGCAATTTCCTGACAGGAAAGAAAATAATATAAGCATTCTCACATCAGCCGGTTACAAAAGACCTGATGAAGTAATTAATCTGCTTATGCATTTTCAAAATGATAATTCCACTCGGACACTTAGCGGCAGCGGGAGGCAAAAGCTTGACAAATTACTGCCTTTAATCCTTAAAGAAACAGGCATGTCCGATGAACCTTTTGTTGCGTTAAATCGTATTGTAGATCTTCTTAAAGCAATTGAAAAACGCACATGCTATTTGTCTCTTTTATTAGAAAGCCCGATTGCAATGAAACATCTTGTAAAACTGGCTAAATCAAGCTCATGGATTGTATCATTTCTGGCCCGGCATCCGGTACTTTTAGATGAACTTCTTGATCCAAGAACTCTTTATGTGCTTCCTCAAAAAGAAGAACTCAAATTAGAAATCAAAAAACGGCTCGAAATGGTTTCTTCTGAAGATCTTGAGTATCAAATTGAACAGCTTTGTATATTTAAACAGGTAAATACTCTTCGTGTTGCTGCTGCAGATGTAACCGGCGGTCTTCCTCTAATGAAAGTTAGCGATCATCTTTCATATATTGCCGAAGTAATAATAGATAGGGTGCTTAAACTTTCATGGAACCATCTTGCTCAAAAACATGGAGCACCGGATTGTATCCTAAACCGGAATAAACCCGAAAAGGGTTTTACGGTTATAGCATACGGAAAACTTGGCGGTCTTGAACTGGCTTACAGTTCCGACCTTGATCTTGTGTTTCTTCATTCAGGTATTGATGGCCTGACATCAGGCGGCCCAAAGCCTATTGAAAATTCGCAGTTTTTTGCAAGGCTCGGACAAAGAATGGTACACATATTGACATCCTATACACGTGCAGGAATGCTTTATGAAGCCGACATGAGGCTCAGACCAAGCGGAGGGGCAGGACTTCTTGTCAGCAATATTGAAGGATTCAGAGAATACATGCTTAACGAGTCCTGGACATGGGAGCATCAGGCAATTGTGAGAGCTAGACATGTAGGCGGAGATAACAGCCTTGCAGAAAGATTTCAACAAATCCGTCAGGAAGTACTATCACGCCCAAGAGATAAAGAAAAACTTAGAAAAGAAGTAACTGAAATGCGTGAGCGAATGAGAAAGGAACATTTAAAAGTTGAAGAGGGTATGTTTGATTTGAAGCAGGATACGGGGGGTATAGTAGATATTGAGTTTCTGGTTCAATATCTCGTTTTGTTAAAATCGAGTGAATTTATCGAGCTTACAAAATGGACCGACAATGTTAGAATCCTTCAAACGCTCGCAGAGACGAAAATAATCGATGAAAACACTGCTCACTTTTTAAAAGAAGCCTATCTAACATACAGATTGACATCTCACAGGCTTGGCCTCCAGGAAAAGGCTGCAAAAGTAGAAGAAAGCCTTTTTACTGATATAAGGGAGCAAGTTAAAACAATCTGGGATTCTTTAATAAATAAATAA
- a CDS encoding M48 family metalloprotease, whose protein sequence is MKANNLNNDNIPGLTRRKFIWMSSLTLAGILTGCAINPVTGQNQFMLVSEDSEIQIDQKNSPQQFSTDYGTIQDNALNNYINQTGKKIASVTHRPNMPYTFRCVNASYVNAYAFPGGSIAVTRGILVNLDNEAQLAALLGHELGHVNARHTAEQMSKGMLTSVVAGGIAAYAGSKNESYGKIAQNLGMLGSGMLLASYSRDNEREADALGMEYMVKAGYSPDGFIGLMDMLKSTSKHTPDATELMFSTHPMSEERYDTALQKVSTTYKDYRNQQFYRERYMDNTAKLRAIKPAIEEMQQGDLEMGKQNYQTAENHFKKALSLAPGDYTALVMISKCLLVQDKFNEASKYSETAKNVYPQEAQAVYISGFAKMKKKDFESAYQEFSNYESTLPGNSNTIFYKGFCLESMNKQKESASEYNRYLQMEKSGDNATYSYKRLVEWGYIKPSN, encoded by the coding sequence ATGAAAGCAAATAATTTGAATAATGATAATATACCGGGATTAACCCGTCGAAAATTTATATGGATGTCTTCTCTGACATTAGCTGGAATATTAACGGGTTGTGCGATAAACCCTGTTACGGGGCAAAATCAGTTTATGCTTGTTTCAGAAGATTCTGAAATTCAAATAGACCAGAAAAATTCTCCCCAGCAGTTTTCCACAGACTACGGAACAATTCAGGACAATGCTTTAAATAACTATATAAACCAAACAGGCAAAAAAATTGCTTCCGTAACTCACAGGCCCAATATGCCATATACTTTTCGCTGTGTTAATGCTTCATATGTTAATGCCTATGCTTTTCCAGGTGGAAGTATTGCCGTAACAAGAGGTATTCTTGTAAATCTTGATAATGAAGCTCAGCTTGCTGCATTGCTCGGACACGAACTTGGTCATGTAAATGCAAGACACACCGCAGAACAGATGTCAAAAGGAATGCTGACTTCTGTTGTTGCCGGAGGCATTGCGGCTTATGCCGGATCGAAAAATGAATCATACGGCAAGATTGCACAAAACCTTGGAATGTTAGGATCGGGAATGCTTCTTGCCTCTTACAGCAGAGATAATGAGCGTGAAGCTGATGCACTTGGAATGGAGTATATGGTAAAGGCCGGTTACAGTCCGGATGGCTTTATTGGTCTCATGGATATGCTGAAAAGCACGTCCAAACATACTCCCGATGCGACAGAACTGATGTTTTCTACTCATCCTATGAGTGAGGAAAGATATGATACTGCGCTTCAAAAAGTCAGCACCACTTACAAAGATTACCGGAATCAGCAGTTTTACAGAGAACGTTACATGGATAATACTGCTAAACTCAGAGCTATTAAACCTGCGATAGAAGAGATGCAACAAGGCGATTTGGAAATGGGGAAACAAAATTATCAGACAGCAGAAAATCATTTTAAAAAAGCACTATCGCTTGCTCCCGGTGATTATACCGCTCTGGTTATGATATCAAAATGCCTTTTGGTGCAGGATAAGTTTAACGAAGCATCAAAATATTCGGAAACTGCTAAAAACGTATACCCTCAGGAAGCCCAGGCCGTTTATATCTCCGGATTTGCAAAGATGAAGAAAAAAGACTTTGAATCTGCTTATCAGGAATTTTCTAATTATGAAAGTACTCTACCAGGAAATTCCAATACAATATTTTACAAAGGTTTTTGTTTAGAGAGTATGAATAAGCAAAAAGAATCGGCATCCGAATATAACAGATATCTTCAGATGGAAAAAAGCGGCGACAATGCTACTTATTCTTACAAGCGACTTGTTGAATGGGGATATATAAAACCGTCCAACTGA